A segment of the Rattus rattus isolate New Zealand chromosome 4, Rrattus_CSIRO_v1, whole genome shotgun sequence genome:
GCATTCCTACTCTATAGAAAATAGACTTTAAGACAGCCAGCCGTGATATCTGAATTATGAATTCACCACTAGTTGGAGGGACACAGCAAGAAACTGGGGGGCAAGGAGTGTGAGTCCAACTGTACCTCACCAGCCCAAACCCCACTCACCCCACCTAGAGGATGAGAGGTACCTCATAGGCAGGTAGCATAGGAGGTGCAGAGTAGGGGACAAGAGGGCATCAAAGATGCAGAAGGAAGGAGAACCCACGCTGCCACCTGCTGGTGCAGAAGGACTCAGGCAGCCGCTACCCGGCCAGGAAGGAATCTGCCCATGTGTGTCCCGTGGATAAACACTAAGTACTAAGCAGGTCCAGAAAGGAACACAGACCTCCCTCAGAGGAGGGATCAGAAAGGCTCTCGTGGATTTCCCTGTGTGTGGAgatgggagactgagacaggaactTGTAAGTACCCAGACTGGTCTGGACTTACTCGTGGTTCTGGATGCCCCCGACTCATAGTTCCCCCGCCTtgtcctcccaagtgcttggaggTGGTAACACCAGACCACCTGGATTGGTCTCACGTGGACAGAAACAACTGCTGAGGCTGGAGTAGGGACAGGGTTGAGGAGTGAAGTCCCAGTGCACAGCTCAGGGGCGTGGTTAACAAGGGGAAGCCTCAGAACAGATGAGTTCAAAAGGCTGAGTGCTCACATGTAAGTGCTAAATGACTGACTTGATCTGCATACAATGTACACACTTATCAACCGTGAGagggctgtggtggtggtggtgggaggggggtggtggtggtggtggtggtggtggtggtggtggtggtggtggtggtggtggaggtggtggtggtggtggtggaggtggaggtggtggtggaggaggtggaggtggtggtggtggtggtggtggtggtggtggtggtggtggtggtggtggtggtggtggtggtggtggtggtgtggtggtggtggtggtggaggtggtggaggtggtggtgcaggccttaatctcagcacttggggaggcagaggcaggtggacctctgagtttaaggtcaaccaggtttacagagtgaattccaggatagtcaTTGGGGCTACACATtgagggcaggggtggagggaacgcctggaaaaaaaaccaaaacaagctaTGCCAAGCAcaaaattacttcattgctactttgtaccAATTTTGCTGTTGAGAAGGGAACGGCAGTGTGAAGAATCTGACATGCAGGATTATCTGATACATACCCCTGTGGGGTCACTGAGGGTGCCCTTGAAGGGGACACAGGGACACTGGTTCCTTCTTTCCGTGCTACCCTCCTGTCCATGAGGTAAACAGCTTCCTTTGCCTCACACACCCTGTACTTGCTGGCACAGGCCGGGAACAATGAGACCATTAACTGTGGACTGATGCCCTGGAACCTGAACAAGACTTCCCTCCTTTTAGGTTGATTGCTTCAGGTACTTAGTCACTGCGTCAGAAAGCCTCCCGATGCAGCGCTTCCTTGATTTCCTACGCCAGGAGGTGTTTGGTGCCACTGAGCAGGACTGAACTGAAAAAGGGGGCACTTTCTGTCCTGTAGGCTGATAACCCAAGAGGACACAAACCCCTGACAGACAATACTATGGgcaccaggaagagagaagacacatGCGACTGGGTCTCCAGAAGATTCTAACTGTCACCAGGAACAAGAATGTATCCAAGGCTTCCTTCCCCCAGGAGGCAGGCATGGAGATCTCAGAGGGCAGAGTGTGCTCTGGGAACGTAACGGGAGAGTTGGGAGACGAGGCTTAGAGAAGTCCCAGGACCTGACAGCAGCCCATGTAGCACACGGAATGGTGGGAAGATGCTAGGCTTCACCCCTAGGTAGGAATGCAGGtccagaggagggaggtgggaccTTCGATATTTGCTTATGTGGGGGCCCCGTTTCACAGTGAGACTCCTGTTTTATCCAATGCTCTTACCGGGGGGCCGTCTTGCCCCAAGACTGCAGCGTGTTCAGCGTGACCCTGCGGGGTTGGGGGGCTTTCATGTTTTGAGCGGCAGGCTGCAGGGTCTTCTCCTCAGAAGGCCGTGGCAAGGGGCTTTTGCCCGCAGCGATGGCTGAGGGACTGTCTTTGACGGCGGGCGGGGCTGGAGACTGTGTGGTTGGTGAGGGGGTGGTACAGGGGCTGCTGGGGTCCTGGATTCTGTTGCTGGGGGTTCCTTCGGCTGATCTGGATCCTGGCGAAGATCCCTGGGGGTTCTGGTTCTTGGTTTTCTTTGCTGTGTCGGGAGTTCTTACGCCCAGAACCGGCTTCTCCTTCAAAGGCACGCCAAGTTCACCTTTCTCAAAGGTCACGAATGAGCAATAACCATCCGTGGAGGACACGGCCAGGAAGGCCCCATCGCTGGACCTATGTCCCCAGAACAAGAAAGAAGTCAGAGGTTAACTGATGTCTACAGAGCACGCTGTAGCCTTCCACGGCCGGTCAGGAAGCTGGCACCAATCACAGGTTTTATTTGAGCGGTCAGGGGAACGGCACAACAGACTGTTTGAACAAGCACTTCAGGCACACAGTTTCCTCAGTCCTGAAGCCATCTTGATCTATGCACCTTCCTCTCAACTTCAATCTTTTCTTTCCCAAGATAAAAAATGAACTcggggtcagtgagatggctcagtaggtacgGGTGCCTGTGGTGAAGCCTGGTGACCAAACTTGACTCCTTGGTGCCATGTGAGGTGGCCAGAGAATGGACcccacagagctgtcctctgacctccatgtatgaGCTGTAGCACATGCACTGGCTccaaatatacacacactaaataaataatttacataaagaaatctaaagaaaaacaagggaCCTACAGAGGTATTTCAGTTGGTAGAGCTCTTACCTAGTGTTCATGAGAAACCCCAGGTTCAGTGCCAAGTGTGCACTGGGCGTGTGGGTGCACACCTCTCATTCTTGCACATGGGAAGAGGAAGCTGGACAGCCAGGATTGCAAGGTCATGTCAGGCACATGGTTAAATTAAGGCTCCCCTAAGCTACATGGGACTCTGGTGAGTGGCCAGCCTTGCTAGAATACCAACAGGTCCAAGGCAACGGAGTCTGCAGGGACCAAAGGCATCAGCCGAACAGCTGTGTCAAGCAGGTAAGGTCTTTGACCAAAAAGCTGCCTGGGCCTTCCCAAAGCTCACTGGGATTTGCTGATTTACCTCACCCAACAGGGCAATATGCATGGTACCAGAACTCACTGCCGGGCAGACAGGGCTCAGCAGGTCAAAGTGTTCTGTGCATAAGCCTTATGGCCTGAATTCAGATCTCTGGAACCTGTGGTAGAGGAAAGGACAGActcctgtaagctgtcctctgactttcccaTGGATGCTGTggtacatgcacgcacgcacgcacgcacgcacgcacgcacgcacgcgcaaaGTGGCTTCCATTTTAATGAAAGTTCTGTACTGGCTGGCtctgtgtgccaacttgacacaagctggagttatcacagagaaagggagcctcccttgaggaaataactccatgagacccagctgtaaggcattttctcaattaatgatcaagggaggaggacccagcccactgtgggtggagcagTCCCTGGAttggcagtcctgggttctataagagagcaagctgagcaagccaggggaagcaagccagtaagaaacatccctccatggcctctgcatcagctcctgcttcctgccctgcttgagttccagtcctgacttcctttggcaatgaacagcatggaagtgtaagctgaataaaccctttcttcctcaacttgcttcttggccatgatgtttgtgcaggaatagaaaccctgactaagacagggtccTTCATAGAAATAAGACAAATCTGAGATCTGAGGGAACAAACTGTCCCCCAGCTCAGAGGTCTGTCCTCCGCACCCACCTGTTACTCACCAGGAAATGTCACTGAGGGTATGGTAATGGATGTTAGACACATAACCAAATGGGAAAGACTGTTGCGTGTCATACAGCAGCACAGAGTCCTCCGAGGCCACTGCGAACACCATACGGTAGGGCAGACTCACCAGCTCGGGGCTGGGCTCCTCTGATGCTTTCTCTGTAAGAGGAAGACAAGCTGAGTGACTTTATGGAGTCCCCAGGGAGGGAACCAGTCTCCCCAAATTCTCTCCTCCAGGGAAGGAAATGCCATGTCACTAAAAGCTAGTTTGCCACACAGAAGCATTCAGTccctgggctggcaagatggatgaaccagtaggtaaaggcactggcTCCCAAGCCTGCCAATGTGAGTCTGATTCAAGGCCCCACGTGTGGGAGGGGAGAGTGGAGTGCTACATGGTGTCCTCTGACGGGCGCACACGCACTGAGCTCGCAAGCACAACCCcaacacacgtgcgtgcacataagataaaaaagaaatacgCCAGGAggggtaatcccagcactcaggaggcagaggtaggccaacctctgtgattttgaggccagcatggtctacagagcaagtttcaagacAGGGCTGTTACACAGGTATGAATGAGGCCCAACCAGTAACGAAGAAGGACTTCTGCGTGTCATGATCTAAGAAGAGCTTTCTGACAGAAAAATGGTTTCATTTAGGAGCACTATACTAAGCGatacttttgtcttttgtcttttgttttgtgtgtgtgtgtgtgtgtgtgtgtgtgtacatctctcattctgtagcccaggctggcctataaTTCCCTGTACAGTCCAAATGAACCTCAAACTCAGGGCAAGCCTCCCGggccagcctcccaagtgctgggataataagtgtgaaccaccatggCTGCTCAATCAATGTTTTGAGCTCTGTGGAGTTAGAGATATCATTTACACTAAggatttaaaagtttaaagtagTGTCTGCTTCCATCATGGAGAAAACAGGGACCAGATCTCCTTTCCCCGCTACACTAGGCCAAGGAGGTGCACTGCAGCTTTCTAGACACTGGGCAGCAGGGGGTGAGACACTGGGATCTTGAGAGGAGGCCTGGCAGGCCCAGGGAGGGCAGAGATTCCAGGCGTAACCTAGAAGACTCACAAAAGCCTGGGAGCCCTTTTTGCTCAGGAAGATCAAGGCAGCTGGAGCGCTCCAGGGGCACCTCATAGCCCCAGACATCAGTTAATATGCAGAAGGTCCTGCCTCAGGGTGTAGGGTGTGTCATGAACCAGATGCTGCCTGATCCTACTAAAGAACCTTAAAAGCAACGTAACTACATCCCAGAACGAACTTCAAGAGCACTGACAAGAACTGAAAACCCAGCGTGGGTTGAGGTAAACAGACACAcggaaggaagatggagggtgAGGACTGTTCAGCCAgcagggtagtggcttagtgtgCAAGACTCTGGGCTTAACCCTCACCGCCACCTAaaaccagctgtggtggtgcacacccaaGACCCCATCGTCAGGTCATCCCCCGATATGTGGCAGTGAGTCTGAAATCAACttagaccctgtccccaaaagcCACATAACAACAAAAGCCTACTGGAAAAATAGGTCAGCACTGATGTACTTTCTAACATTAGAAGAGAACATGTATGCTGGACAATGAGGAAAGACGCTATGCATCATGGGGCACTACACGCGAACATGCATGGCTAAAGGAAGGAGTCGATGCATTAACAGCAAATACTACATTATATACACACCAAACATCATCACACGGTGCTCCCAGAAACACTTAATTTTAACATGCTTCAATGAACAAAATTATAAACTTGAGCCAAACCCACATTGTTTTCCCCACAGGACAGCCGCCCACCCACACCCATACAGCAGTTCCCATGGTACCTGTTTCCGCCACTGGCCTCAGTTCAAAGTAGACAGGACAGCAGCGGACAGCAAGGGTCGCTTTCCCAGGGCATGGAAGGTGGGCAATCGGCCTGCGAGGGCGACCGCAGGTTAGCAACAGGTCAGCACTGATGCTCATCAGAGGCAAAAAGGGCAAAACGGGGACATTTCTGCATCTGTGTACCTTTTCAGATGTTCCCTGGAGAACACGTAAGTGGTGTTTGTCACATTCTCACCAGACTCCATACATCCAGCTGTAgagcgggggagggagggaagaaagaaccaCTGTCACACTGTGGCAGCAAAGGCTTCCAGTGCAGCTTGCAAAACATCCTGTCCTCAAGTGGTACCTCTGACAGGGCATCTGcgacagaaacaaacacaagtgCTCCTCCCTCTGTCTAGTCCCACTCTCTGCTCCagttctacctgcctgtcacCTCCACCTGAGTGAGGGTCCCAGGCCAGGTCACTTGTAAATTCCTGTGCTCGAGAACGGAGACAGGTCAAGCTGATGGAGCCCTGTGGCTGGCTCCAGCTGCCAGCCTCCGAGTCTGTGGCCAGCATTCAGACCGTGGCTGCCATCTCTCTGAGCCTGCCTTCGAGCTGTCAGGAGAGCTAGCCCACACTGCAGTCTCCTGCAGGACCTGTCACATGGTATAAAACAGAGGCATGccaccttcttctcttctctaagagttatttattttgatgtgagcactgtcgctgtctttcgaagacaccagaagagggcatcagatcccattacagatggtcatgagccaccatgtggttgctgggaattgaactcaggacctctggaagagcattcggtgctcttacccactgagccatcatctctccagtcccttaagcATGCCAACCTAACGTGACCATTCTGGAACTGCAAAGGACTCTACTCTTGCTTTTTCGTACAGCTCTCCAAGACCCACCCCTCCCCACTACCCCACTGTGACGAGCCAAGGCTGGTTCCGTCTCCctgggcacacacaggcacacacactcccacacggTGCTCTTTTCAGTGCATTTGTTGTGAGAATAGAGAACTGCATGTTCCCTGTTTGCTTGTCCTGTCAACAGTTCATAAAAGTCAGCTCATGCAGAGTTAAGGCCCTCTGTTTTGGTCACTCTGTAATACTTGCTAACAGAAAGCCACCATCCCCTGCCGAGAAGTTCTGGTGAGGGGGCTTTAGGGATTTGGTTTGGGCGGGGAGGTTGGCTGACTTTATTTGGTTCTGAACTGTTTGTTTTAGCCAGGGTCTCATGCATCCCAGGTTGAACTCACTACAGAACCAAGGACGGCCTTGGtcttccaccacctccacctgcTAAGTGTTGGATTAGAGCCAGACGCCACCACGTGTAGCTGACTGACGTATTCGCCTAGAGCCTCCTGTGATTTCCTTGGTAAGGAACTGTGTCTCAGCTGTGAGGCGCAGGGATTGGATGGCGTTACCAGGCTACATTCTAAACAAGCCACATTCCAAGAACGGAACACACCTCCTGCTCAGCTGGGACGAGAACAGTTACTTTTTCTTTAACCTGAACAGAATAGCAACATCTGAATGGTCACACGGTTCAGTTCTGCATTTGCCTGTTCCCAGGCTTTAGAACCCGCTCCTGGATGCAATCTGTACCTTGCCTTTACTCACTGATCTATTTGTGGTGCTAAGGGTTGACCCCAGAACCTTACACACCATGGCAACACCTGACTAACCAGCTTCATCTAAgtcctcagttttgtttttgttttttttcaggttttcctcttttgtcttttgttttcttgccaaTTGAGAGGGCTGCTGTATAGGATACATTGTATCAAAGGCATCAGGCGCCGCTTCTCTATGTATCTACTGTTTTAGTCGGCTACACCTTTACCATATGAAAGTTCTATATTCCCAGCCAGGCCTGGGctacacacccataatcccagcattcaggaaacagggataggagggtcagaagttcaggatcatcctcagctacataagtTCAGGACCAGTGTGAACTACATGGGAGACCATGACTCAGAACAAACGAAAGAAGTTCTGAGCTAGGGACGGAGTCGTCAGGTAGAAGGCTTGCTCCACCACTCTGCTCACACCTGCACGAGCTGTGGTGCCATCATGTCCCTATGTCACACGCCACCTGACACACCTGGAGTGAGGAGCAAAGATCCATCTGGAGTAAAACTGAGTCTTCGGAAGAACGACTTCATGCTGTCATCGTGAAACATCCGGAAACTTCTCGCCTGTGGTAACAGAGCTTGAAGTCATTTGAAAACATCTCACAATCCACAAAGGTTCATCATCACTTAGAACTGGCAGGACAACAAGGCAGTCCAACGGGAAGCCTCATCAGTTGGCCTACAGGTCGGACGATTCAGCAAGGACGACCCCACGAGTCACCAGATCTCTAAGTGCTGTAGAAGGGATGGCGAGATAGTTTATGCTGGGCTGGCGAATGCCTCGGGGGGTAAAGGGCGCTTGTCAACCTGAGGTCCCAGGACCTATACAGTGCACTGAGCGAACTGACTCCTGGCCTTCATAAGCACACtataacatgtgtgtgcacattcctgTATGCGCACTTGcacttgcatgtacacacacaccgaAAACTcgctcatgtgtgcacacatcacacacatatgtacacccaAGAAATAATAGTAAGTACTTCCTACCTCTCCTTCAGGCCCTTGTCCAGAGAGCATCTTTGAAACGTTGAAAGCCACACGTTTCTTCTGGGTGCTATAGACCCGCAGCACCCTGAAGAAAGAGAGGTCTGAGTCTCATCCCAGCATGGGAACTGGGTCTCACAGTAACAACCTACTGGGTGCGCGTCAGCGGATGCCACAGCGCCTCAGCAGGACTATTATGGATGACCAGACTTCACTGAGGAATGGAGAGGAAGCAACAGCGGCCTGAGCATGCCACAGAGGGGAAACAGGATGCAAATGATTTCACTTCCTTCCCTATGTATCCCTCACTAAACAAACAGTTCAGCTCCTTACACGGCTAAGGTCTAATCCTAATTTAGAGCGGTGACCATCTGACCCAATGTTAACCTGTGTGAGCATACTGACATTTGTTTTGTGTGGACTGTCTTGTTCTCGGGGCTTTATAGGAGTACGGAGTGCCAGATATAGTGACTCACACCTGTGATTCCTGcacacagaaggctgaggcagggggatctctacgAGTACAAAGCCAGCCTTGGTTATGGAGTGAGAcattggaaagctgaggcagggagatgaaCAGTAAGACATAGTGGCATTCCCCTCACTCCCTAAAAGAGTAGGGATGGGAAACGCTGACAAATGAGTCCTACTCTCGAGTCACACCTTGTTCTGGGTGCTATCGACCCGGTTCCCAGTAACCAAGCTGTTCTCTTGTGCCTCCTCAGAAAGACACCAGGAGCACAGCCCTCAGAACACAGCAGGAGCGCTCCAGCAAACAAGCCCTAACCCTTACACACTGTTCTTACTTCAGGCCCATATTAAATTCAGGTTTTACATTAAAAGCAGTGGAGGacctggggacatagctcagctGCCCCAGCGCTCGCCGAGCAGGCAAGACGCCTgtgttcagtttctagcacctaaGAACCAGGGCATGCTGCTGGAGTCAGAGCACCGAGGAGGTGGAGCCAAGAAGCTatcaagttcaaagacagccttgGCTAAGTAGAaaggccagactggactacatgaaacactgtctcaaaaccaaaacagcaaaAAAGCAATAGtgggggtctggggagatggctcagccgctagggacactggttgctcttgcagaggttcagttcccagcaccccgtGGTGGCTCACAGAGGCTGtagctccatttccaggggatctgacacctgtcttctgacctctgcggtcatacatgtggtgcacatacatacatgcaggtaataGTCAtacacagaaaagtaaaaactGTGATCAGAAGCATAGATTGCCTAGCAGCGAGGTTCTGTGTTTGATCCAAGCACCGTGAAAAGCAGGATGTGAACAATCCCTCTGCTGGCTTTTCTCCTTGAGAGCAAGTGTGATTCGGTTTGTTTGATGTTAAAAGCTCTTCCTAATGGGGTGGAGAGGTGCACCGGTGCCTAAGAGCTGTACTACTCTTGTAGAGAAGCCCAGTCTGCTCCCAGCACTGACAGCCCACGACTGTacgaatccaatgccctcttctgacctccgagaGCACCAGGCATACACCTAGTACAAAGACACACTCGCAGGCAGACACAGAGTTCTTTTTACATGAATTCACCCATTCAATAGAGATGCACTGGTATCCGCTCTGCATAAGGCACCCGGCCTAATTAGTCTCTAATTCCTGTCTTGTATCAGAACAGAAAAGGCCAGGCTGGACTGTCGATCCCTTAGTAAGGGTGCGGTAAAACACCTGCAAGAACGTTCATGTTACTCACGAACCTGTCACAACTCAGGGTCGCGATATATTGACCCAGAGGATCCCAGGTCACTCCTTGCACGTAACTTTTATGCTCGTTGAAAATGGAAATCTTCTGTCCTAC
Coding sequences within it:
- the Chaf1b gene encoding chromatin assembly factor 1 subunit B yields the protein MKVITCEIAWHNKEPVYSLDFQHAAACRIQRLASAGVDTAVRIWKVEKGPDGKAIVEFLSNLARHTKAVNVVRFSPTGEILASGGDDAVILLWKMNDSKEPEQIAFQDEDEAQLNKENWTVVKTLRGHLEDVYDICWATDGNMMASASVDNTVIIWDVNKGQKISIFNEHKSYVQGVTWDPLGQYIATLSCDRVLRVYSTQKKRVAFNVSKMLSGQGPEGEARSFRMFHDDSMKSFFRRLSFTPDGSLLLTPAGCMESGENVTNTTYVFSREHLKRPIAHLPCPGKATLAVRCCPVYFELRPVAETEKASEEPSPELVSLPYRMVFAVASEDSVLLYDTQQSFPFGYVSNIHYHTLSDISWSSDGAFLAVSSTDGYCSFVTFEKGELGVPLKEKPVLGVRTPDTAKKTKNQNPQGSSPGSRSAEGTPSNRIQDPSSPCTTPSPTTQSPAPPAVKDSPSAIAAGKSPLPRPSEEKTLQPAAQNMKAPQPRRVTLNTLQSWGKTAPRRINLTPLRADTAPNPSPSNGAAPSTEEVQPEVPGEPQDEPPELKRPKLEEQEGDAQSLSPDETSKSA